In Phreatobacter stygius, a genomic segment contains:
- a CDS encoding amidohydrolase family protein, which produces MGHATRRICIAGGAVWTGENDRAPVPGGVLIDGDRIAAVLAPHEVEAAAATADAVLYVQGSLIAPPLYDGHVHSSSTLLRGTENSLPLELWSYYATSYGRGFSDRCAKAAILLTAAEMIRNGIAGYVDHYPQVGFLDTAFETHARTGMRIGFAPFFQDVADHDFLDIPLPRDVLAELAPRVMRTPDQVRASFVDLAARAGRGEASRISLLLGPNGPQRCSPDMIALWRRLQDELGLGAHTHLLETLPQAAASRAKWPGGLVSEMERQGLLTAKLSVAHGLWLEDGDHRRLARHGVTLVHNPASNRMLGSGRLNLRACLDAGVKLALGTDCSNTGGRHDLFEAMRLAVMSGREPGSDHDTWLRPVEAFRAATAGGAGALGVDHVGGRLAPGAAADLMVLNFRREPLTVAPISIESLVMHADARAVTALMVGGEWLMRHGRIESFDEDDALLEAAACAEQLRELGAFNDDLKALHAPFGAWQKRVFDAWGRCPACGAAARGFKAE; this is translated from the coding sequence ATGGGCCATGCGACCAGACGCATCTGCATCGCCGGCGGCGCGGTCTGGACCGGTGAGAATGACCGCGCGCCGGTTCCCGGTGGGGTGCTGATCGACGGCGACCGGATCGCCGCGGTCCTGGCGCCGCACGAGGTCGAGGCCGCTGCCGCCACCGCCGACGCCGTTCTTTATGTTCAGGGATCGCTGATCGCGCCGCCGCTTTACGACGGCCATGTCCATTCGAGCTCGACCCTGCTGCGCGGCACCGAAAATTCGCTGCCGCTGGAGCTCTGGTCCTATTACGCGACCAGCTACGGCCGGGGCTTCTCCGACCGTTGCGCGAAAGCGGCCATCCTGCTCACCGCGGCCGAGATGATCCGCAACGGCATTGCCGGTTACGTCGATCACTATCCGCAGGTCGGTTTTCTCGACACCGCCTTCGAGACCCATGCTCGGACCGGCATGCGGATCGGCTTCGCGCCGTTCTTCCAGGATGTCGCCGATCACGACTTCCTGGACATTCCCCTGCCGCGCGACGTCCTGGCCGAACTTGCCCCTCGTGTCATGCGCACGCCTGACCAGGTGCGCGCCTCGTTCGTCGACCTCGCGGCGCGCGCCGGGCGCGGCGAGGCGTCCCGTATCAGTCTTCTGTTGGGTCCAAACGGCCCCCAGCGCTGTTCGCCCGACATGATCGCGCTCTGGCGCAGGCTGCAGGACGAGCTCGGGCTCGGCGCCCATACCCACCTGTTGGAAACCCTGCCGCAGGCGGCCGCGAGCCGCGCCAAATGGCCTGGCGGCCTGGTGAGCGAGATGGAGCGACAGGGATTGCTCACCGCCAAGCTGTCGGTGGCACACGGCCTCTGGCTGGAGGACGGCGACCACCGGCGCCTGGCGCGCCATGGCGTGACGCTCGTGCACAATCCCGCGAGCAACCGCATGCTCGGCTCCGGGCGATTGAACCTGCGCGCCTGCCTCGATGCCGGCGTCAAGCTGGCGCTCGGCACGGATTGTTCCAATACCGGCGGTCGCCACGACCTGTTCGAGGCCATGCGGCTCGCCGTCATGTCCGGGCGCGAGCCGGGATCGGATCATGACACCTGGCTGCGGCCGGTAGAGGCCTTCCGGGCCGCGACCGCGGGCGGGGCAGGGGCGCTCGGCGTCGATCATGTCGGCGGACGGCTGGCGCCAGGTGCAGCCGCCGACCTCATGGTGCTGAATTTCCGCCGCGAACCGCTGACCGTCGCTCCGATTTCGATCGAGAGCCTGGTGATGCATGCCGATGCACGCGCGGTGACGGCCCTGATGGTTGGCGGCGAATGGCTCATGCGCCATGGCCGCATCGAGAGCTTCGACGAGGACGATGCGCTCTTAGAGGCTGCGGCCTGCGCCGAGCAATTGCGCGAGCTCGGTGCCTTCAATGACGATCTCAAGGCGCTGCACGCACCTTTTGGCGCCTGGCAGAAGCGGGTGTTCGACGCGTGGGGCCGCTGCCCGGCCTGTGGCGCGGCGGCGCGTGGTTTCAAGGCCGAATGA
- a CDS encoding class II aldolase/adducin family protein: MTMTDETGLRAELIETCRKMNRLGINKGTSGNVSVRHGEGFLISPTGVDYDALRPELIVQVRFDGSFDGDVLPSSEWRLHRDILRERDDLGAIVHTHSTHATALAIMGLDIPAIHYSIAAAGGPDIRCAAYATFGTQELADAVLAALRDRRACLLAHHGVVAAHVSMAKALSLAVTVEELAKQYILCRGMGVPPALAEAEIMTVVGKYQSYGQQPARLHS, encoded by the coding sequence ATGACGATGACCGACGAGACCGGACTGCGCGCGGAATTGATCGAGACCTGCCGGAAGATGAACCGCCTCGGCATCAACAAGGGAACATCCGGCAATGTCAGCGTTCGCCACGGCGAGGGGTTCCTGATCTCACCGACCGGCGTCGATTACGATGCGCTGAGACCCGAGCTGATCGTCCAGGTCCGCTTCGATGGCAGCTTCGACGGCGACGTGCTGCCGTCGAGCGAGTGGCGCCTGCATCGCGACATCCTGCGCGAGCGCGACGACCTCGGCGCCATCGTGCACACCCACTCGACCCACGCGACCGCGCTGGCGATCATGGGGCTCGACATTCCCGCCATCCATTATTCGATCGCCGCGGCCGGCGGCCCGGACATTCGTTGCGCTGCTTACGCGACGTTTGGAACGCAGGAGCTTGCCGATGCCGTGCTGGCGGCGCTGCGGGACCGGCGCGCCTGCCTGCTGGCCCATCACGGCGTGGTCGCCGCCCATGTCTCGATGGCCAAGGCCCTGTCGCTCGCGGTCACCGTCGAAGAGCTCGCCAAGCAATATATCCTCTGTCGCGGCATGGGCGTGCCGCCGGCTCTTGCCGAAGCGGAGATCATGACGGTGGTCGGCAAATATCAAAGCTACGGGCAGCAGCCGGCGCGGCTGCATTCCTAG
- a CDS encoding GFA family protein — MTIKGSCHCGATRFEVDEAPASVTQCTCSFCSKRGALWAYYKPRQFRLTTPVEQVATYRWGSNTVAHRFCASCGCGTYSETPDWSTGTADFDNPKISVNTRLLDDFDLAAVPVEVIDGKTMW; from the coding sequence ATGACGATCAAGGGCAGCTGCCATTGCGGCGCGACACGTTTCGAGGTCGACGAGGCGCCGGCCAGCGTCACCCAATGCACCTGTTCGTTTTGTTCGAAGCGCGGCGCGCTCTGGGCCTATTACAAGCCGCGGCAGTTCCGGCTGACGACGCCGGTCGAACAGGTCGCGACCTATCGCTGGGGTTCGAACACCGTCGCGCATCGTTTCTGCGCCAGCTGCGGCTGCGGCACCTATTCCGAAACGCCTGACTGGTCGACCGGCACGGCGGATTTCGACAACCCGAAGATCAGCGTCAATACGCGGCTTCTGGATGATTTCGATCTCGCCGCCGTGCCGGTGGAGGTCATCGACGGCAAGACCATGTGGTAG
- a CDS encoding beta strand repeat-containing protein, whose translation MSHAQVEAPTRSPRGSLATVLLASTALISASAAYGQALPTGGTVASGGVTIATPSATQMTINQSTGSAVVNWQSFSVGAGSTVNIVQPSASSALLNRVTGNTPSTISGQVNANGQVFLVNPNGIAITRSGAVNAAGFVASTLGISDEDFNAGRRNFTGNGASAAVSNAGAITISRGGYAALIGGSVDNAGTISVPLGRVGLGSGERATLDLSGDGFLQVALPTKASGNGALVSHSGWISADGGRVEIRAAQARDAVRQAVNLSGVVEARSVSGRQGEIVLGGGDGAVSVTGRLDVSTRQRQASPARPARTNRAAAPATGGRITVTARTIDMRGAHLDASGRDGGGQIRIGGDYQGSGPLQRAETTTIDAATTIRADALSRGNGGRVIVWSDLDTRFAGLITARGGAQGGDGGFAEVSGKAHLGYTGFTDLSATLGRFGTLLLDPYNVTISNGADSNHSGFGATGNDSVINVTTLQNALAGANVTVTTGSGGAQSGDIMVANNVTWSRPTTLTLSAFRNITVNAGVSITNSTSGAGLVLQSDATGTGTGTVSLLGTVSLANGTTRIYYNAANYAAPTDYSAASTGPTTAYMLVNTLSQLQAMTTNSGGNYALGRDIDATATSGWNGGAGFVPIGQSFGTEYYGHFDGQGHKITNLTINRPTEEYVGLFGLTWQASVSNVSFVGGSITGGQYTGTVIGRSWGTMVSGASSSATVSGASHTGGLVGLNEGVGRVSQSYATGSVTASSGSQGVGGLVGTNFGTVVQSYATGTINGASSFWAGGLVGTNYGVVTQSYATGTVNGNWGAGGLVGWNAGGAISQSYSTGAVSAGTYLGGLVGTTNNGGTTTNSYWNVETSGQSTSDGGTGLTTAQMQVAASFAGFDAAVWAPASSSYRPELFGVSGVVGVTGAATRYYGDANPTSATFYGAGRWNTITTGVSYSTTATPASGVGSYSTSVGTGAVGTFANGGATRFVYLTGGQLTVAPRPLTVTANAATRGYGDANPALTYSLTSGSLVGGDVLSGALATSANGTSGIGDYAITLGSVAATANYAITYVGANLTVTPRAVTVTANAASRTYGDANPAFSYGLTSGSLANGDVLAGALGTTASAGSDVGTYGLTQGSVGISANYAVTFVGADLTVAQRAVTVTANAASRQYGDANPLFGFTTTSLGAGAAISGSLASSADGTSGVGAYGITQGTVTTANNPNYAVTYVGADLTVTQRAITVTADAQSRSYGDANPALTYALTSGSLVNADGFSGNLTTAANGASNVGAYGIAQGTVAVSANYAVTYVGADLTVNQRAVTVTANAASRSYGDANPTFTYGLTSGSLVNGDTLTGALATSATASSDVGTYGLAQGSVGISANYAVTYVGADLTVKQRAVTVTANGASRVYGDANPSLTYTTTSLGAGAALTGSLATSADLTSNVGAYGIGPGTVTTANNPNYAVTYVGADLTVTQRAVTVAANAAARTYGDANPALTYGLTSGSLVNGDSLTGTLATSATATSNVGGYGITQGTLAASSNYALTFVGANLAVTQRAITVTANDLSRLAGQPNPQLTYAVGGRGLANGDSLAGELATTATPASGPGSYAITQGTLVASSNYLVAFNAGNLAVTPAGAVSPEVASVVDWAFRANSTRPGSFDGIKTFAMLARDRDALIEDARFGRPVVCLGVASSACFAAP comes from the coding sequence ATGAGCCACGCCCAAGTCGAAGCTCCGACCAGGTCGCCGCGCGGATCGCTCGCCACCGTCCTCTTGGCCTCGACGGCGCTGATCAGCGCCTCCGCCGCTTATGGCCAGGCCTTGCCGACCGGTGGCACGGTGGCCTCGGGTGGGGTCACCATCGCGACACCCTCGGCGACCCAGATGACCATCAACCAGTCGACCGGCTCGGCGGTGGTCAATTGGCAGAGCTTCTCGGTGGGGGCGGGGTCGACCGTCAACATCGTCCAGCCCTCGGCCTCTTCGGCTCTGCTCAACCGGGTCACCGGCAATACGCCTTCGACCATATCAGGCCAGGTCAATGCCAATGGCCAGGTCTTCCTGGTCAATCCCAACGGCATCGCCATCACCCGGAGCGGTGCGGTCAATGCCGCCGGTTTCGTCGCCTCGACGCTCGGCATTTCGGATGAAGATTTCAACGCCGGCCGGCGCAACTTCACCGGCAACGGCGCTTCCGCGGCGGTCTCCAACGCCGGCGCGATCACCATTAGCCGGGGCGGTTATGCTGCCCTGATCGGCGGCTCGGTCGACAATGCCGGCACCATCTCGGTGCCACTCGGGCGGGTCGGCCTCGGCTCCGGCGAACGGGCGACGCTCGATCTCTCCGGCGACGGCTTCCTGCAGGTGGCCCTGCCGACGAAAGCGTCAGGCAATGGCGCCCTGGTCAGCCATTCCGGGTGGATCAGCGCCGATGGCGGCCGGGTCGAGATCCGGGCAGCGCAGGCGCGCGATGCGGTGCGCCAGGCGGTCAATCTCTCCGGTGTGGTCGAGGCCCGTTCGGTCTCCGGCCGGCAGGGTGAGATCGTGCTGGGCGGCGGCGACGGTGCCGTGTCGGTGACCGGCCGGCTCGACGTCTCGACGCGCCAGCGCCAGGCGAGCCCCGCGCGGCCGGCGCGCACGAACCGGGCCGCTGCACCGGCGACCGGCGGGCGGATCACGGTCACTGCGCGCACCATCGACATGCGTGGCGCCCATCTCGACGCCTCCGGCCGCGACGGCGGCGGCCAGATCCGCATTGGCGGCGACTATCAGGGATCAGGCCCGCTGCAACGCGCCGAGACCACGACGATCGACGCAGCGACGACGATCCGCGCCGATGCGCTTTCGCGCGGCAATGGCGGCCGGGTGATCGTCTGGTCGGATCTCGACACCCGTTTCGCCGGCCTGATCACCGCGCGCGGCGGGGCTCAGGGTGGCGATGGCGGTTTCGCCGAGGTTTCCGGCAAGGCCCATCTCGGTTACACCGGCTTCACCGATCTCTCGGCGACGCTTGGCCGCTTCGGCACCTTGCTGCTCGACCCCTACAACGTGACGATTTCCAACGGTGCCGATTCAAACCATTCCGGCTTCGGCGCCACCGGAAATGACAGCGTCATCAATGTCACGACGCTGCAGAACGCGCTCGCCGGCGCCAATGTGACTGTGACCACCGGTTCGGGTGGCGCCCAGTCCGGCGACATCATGGTGGCCAACAATGTCACCTGGTCGAGGCCGACGACCCTGACGCTGTCGGCTTTTCGCAACATCACCGTGAATGCCGGCGTCAGCATCACCAATAGCACCAGCGGAGCCGGGCTTGTCCTGCAGTCCGACGCGACCGGCACCGGCACCGGCACGGTCAGCCTTCTCGGCACCGTCAGCCTCGCCAACGGCACGACGCGGATCTACTACAACGCCGCCAACTATGCCGCGCCGACCGATTACAGCGCGGCGTCGACCGGCCCGACCACGGCCTATATGCTGGTCAATACGCTCAGCCAGTTGCAGGCCATGACGACCAATAGCGGCGGCAATTATGCGCTCGGCCGCGATATCGACGCCACCGCCACCAGCGGCTGGAACGGCGGCGCCGGCTTCGTCCCGATCGGCCAGAGCTTCGGCACCGAATATTACGGCCATTTCGACGGCCAGGGCCACAAGATCACCAATCTGACGATCAACCGGCCGACCGAGGAATATGTCGGTCTCTTCGGCCTCACCTGGCAAGCGTCGGTCAGCAACGTATCTTTCGTTGGAGGGAGTATCACCGGCGGCCAGTATACGGGCACTGTCATCGGCCGAAGCTGGGGCACGATGGTGAGTGGTGCTTCGAGTTCGGCCACCGTCAGCGGGGCGTCTCACACTGGCGGCCTCGTCGGCCTGAACGAGGGGGTGGGGAGGGTTAGCCAGTCCTATGCCACCGGCAGTGTCACAGCTTCGTCCGGGAGCCAGGGAGTCGGTGGGCTTGTCGGCACCAATTTCGGTACTGTCGTTCAGTCCTATGCCACCGGCACCATCAACGGCGCCTCGTCATTCTGGGCCGGCGGCCTGGTCGGCACCAATTACGGCGTCGTCACCCAGTCCTATGCGACCGGCACGGTCAACGGCAATTGGGGTGCCGGCGGCCTGGTCGGCTGGAATGCGGGCGGTGCGATCAGCCAATCCTATTCCACCGGCGCGGTCAGCGCCGGCACTTATCTCGGCGGCCTGGTCGGCACCACCAATAACGGGGGCACCACGACCAATTCCTACTGGAACGTCGAGACCTCGGGTCAATCCACCAGCGATGGCGGCACAGGACTGACCACGGCGCAGATGCAGGTGGCGGCCAGTTTCGCCGGCTTCGACGCGGCTGTCTGGGCGCCGGCCAGTTCCAGCTACCGGCCCGAGCTCTTCGGCGTGTCCGGTGTCGTCGGCGTGACCGGCGCCGCGACCCGCTATTACGGCGATGCCAACCCGACCAGCGCCACTTTTTATGGTGCGGGCCGCTGGAACACCATTACGACGGGGGTGAGCTATTCGACCACGGCGACCCCGGCGAGTGGCGTCGGCAGCTATTCGACATCGGTCGGCACGGGCGCGGTCGGCACCTTCGCCAATGGCGGCGCGACACGCTTTGTCTATCTCACCGGCGGGCAGCTGACCGTCGCGCCGCGTCCATTGACGGTGACGGCCAATGCGGCGACGCGCGGTTACGGCGACGCCAATCCGGCTTTGACCTACAGCCTGACCTCCGGCTCGCTTGTTGGTGGCGACGTGCTTTCGGGGGCTCTCGCTACCAGCGCCAATGGAACCTCCGGCATCGGTGACTACGCCATCACGCTCGGTTCGGTCGCGGCCACGGCGAACTACGCGATCACCTATGTCGGCGCAAACCTGACCGTGACGCCACGCGCGGTGACGGTCACCGCCAATGCCGCCAGCCGGACCTATGGCGACGCCAATCCGGCCTTCAGCTATGGGCTGACCTCGGGTTCCCTCGCCAACGGCGACGTCCTGGCCGGCGCCTTGGGGACCACGGCCTCCGCCGGCTCGGATGTCGGGACCTATGGCCTGACCCAGGGCAGCGTCGGGATTTCGGCCAACTATGCCGTCACCTTTGTCGGCGCCGACCTGACGGTGGCGCAGCGCGCCGTGACGGTCACCGCCAATGCGGCGAGCCGCCAATATGGCGATGCCAACCCGCTGTTCGGCTTCACCACGACCTCGCTTGGCGCGGGGGCTGCGATATCAGGCAGCCTGGCGAGCTCCGCCGACGGCACCAGCGGTGTCGGCGCTTACGGCATCACGCAAGGGACCGTGACGACGGCGAACAATCCGAACTATGCCGTGACCTATGTCGGCGCCGACCTGACGGTGACCCAGCGGGCCATAACCGTGACCGCCGACGCGCAGAGCCGGAGCTATGGCGACGCCAATCCGGCCTTGACCTATGCCTTGACCTCGGGCTCGCTGGTCAATGCTGACGGCTTCAGCGGCAATCTCACGACCGCGGCCAACGGCGCCTCCAATGTCGGTGCCTATGGCATCGCCCAGGGTACCGTCGCGGTCTCGGCCAATTACGCTGTCACCTATGTCGGGGCCGACCTGACGGTGAACCAGCGCGCCGTCACGGTGACCGCCAATGCCGCCAGCCGGAGCTATGGCGACGCCAACCCGACCTTCACCTATGGCCTGACCTCAGGTTCCCTCGTCAACGGCGACACGCTGACCGGTGCCCTGGCGACGTCGGCGACCGCATCCTCCGATGTCGGGACCTATGGCCTGGCCCAGGGCAGCGTCGGGATCTCCGCCAACTATGCCGTCACCTATGTCGGCGCTGACCTGACGGTGAAGCAGCGGGCGGTGACGGTGACCGCCAATGGCGCGAGCCGGGTCTATGGCGATGCCAATCCGTCCCTGACCTACACGACGACGTCGCTCGGCGCCGGCGCCGCGCTGACCGGCAGCCTCGCTACGTCGGCGGACCTGACCAGCAATGTCGGCGCCTATGGCATTGGCCCGGGCACGGTGACGACGGCCAACAATCCGAACTATGCGGTGACCTATGTCGGCGCTGACCTGACGGTGACCCAGCGCGCGGTGACGGTTGCGGCCAACGCGGCTGCCAGAACCTATGGCGACGCCAATCCGGCCTTGACCTATGGCCTGACCTCCGGCTCGCTCGTCAATGGCGACAGCCTGACCGGCACGCTGGCGACCAGCGCCACCGCGACCTCCAATGTCGGCGGCTATGGCATCACGCAGGGGACACTCGCCGCCTCGTCGAACTACGCACTGACCTTTGTCGGCGCGAACCTCGCGGTGACCCAGCGCGCCATCACGGTGACGGCCAACGATCTCAGCCGGCTTGCCGGCCAGCCGAACCCTCAGCTCACCTACGCCGTCGGCGGGCGCGGCCTTGCCAATGGCGACAGCCTCGCGGGCGAGCTCGCCACCACGGCGACGCCGGCGAGCGGGCCGGGCAGCTACGCCATCACCCAGGGCACGCTGGTGGCCTCGTCCAACTATCTCGTGGCGTTCAACGCCGGCAATCTCGCGGTCACGCCGGCCGGTGCGGTCAGCCCGGAGGTTGCCAGCGTGGTCGACTGGGCGTTCCGGGCGAACAGCACGCGGCCGGGCTCGTTCGACGGCATCAAGACCTTTGCCATGCTGGCGCGCGACCGCGACGCGCTCATCGAGGATGCCCGTTTCGGCCGCCCCGTCGTCTGTCTCGGCGTCGCGTCTTCCGCTTGTTTTGCAGCGCCTTAG
- a CDS encoding helix-turn-helix transcriptional regulator translates to MRDRDDQGRSMSAGGVVTFSTDMLPARDRFTHWREERGKAVHGVTIELDRSRHEQFRGRFSARPLGGGTLVDMRASAYRVARTEADVANRAGDALVIAMQVVGGGRAIVGANEYEVPPGTLSIAHSDLPYASLPAPQEGFRARMLTIPFARYRPLLASATDLSLRPVRIEPGLTALMAAHFDALVLAAPHLSGAAAETAVDTLAKLALMVRGFASPRDEPRRAAIHAGLLHQAQGLILAHLDHPDLSPAMVSDALGISVRHLHALFQPTGKSFSTTVMERRMDQARQLLAYEPRLPVTAVALACGFNSLSAFYRAFRAAHGMTSGEFRATLGMAD, encoded by the coding sequence ATGCGCGATCGCGATGACCAGGGACGATCGATGAGCGCCGGCGGCGTCGTGACATTCTCCACCGACATGCTTCCGGCGCGCGATCGCTTCACCCATTGGCGCGAGGAACGCGGCAAGGCGGTCCATGGCGTGACCATCGAGCTCGACCGGAGCCGTCACGAGCAGTTCCGGGGCCGATTTTCGGCGCGGCCGCTCGGCGGCGGGACGCTCGTCGACATGCGCGCCTCGGCTTACCGGGTCGCGCGGACCGAGGCCGATGTCGCCAATCGTGCCGGCGATGCGCTGGTGATTGCGATGCAGGTCGTTGGCGGTGGGCGCGCGATCGTCGGCGCCAACGAATATGAGGTGCCGCCGGGAACGCTCAGCATCGCCCATTCCGACCTGCCCTATGCCAGCCTGCCGGCGCCGCAGGAAGGCTTCCGGGCGCGCATGCTGACGATCCCGTTTGCCCGTTATCGGCCGCTGCTGGCATCCGCTACCGACCTGTCGCTCCGGCCGGTCCGGATCGAGCCCGGCCTGACCGCGCTGATGGCTGCGCATTTCGATGCACTCGTCCTGGCTGCGCCGCATCTGTCCGGAGCCGCTGCCGAGACGGCGGTGGATACCTTGGCCAAGCTTGCCTTGATGGTGCGCGGCTTCGCCTCCCCACGCGATGAGCCGAGACGCGCCGCGATTCACGCCGGCCTCCTGCATCAGGCGCAGGGCCTGATCCTGGCCCATCTCGATCACCCGGATCTAAGCCCAGCCATGGTCTCGGACGCGCTCGGCATCTCGGTTCGCCATTTGCACGCGCTGTTTCAACCGACCGGCAAGAGCTTCTCGACCACCGTCATGGAGCGGCGCATGGACCAGGCGCGGCAATTGCTGGCCTATGAGCCGCGCCTGCCGGTCACGGCGGTGGCGCTGGCCTGCGGCTTCAACAGTCTGTCGGCCTTCTACCGCGCTTTCCGCGCCGCCCATGGCATGACCTCGGGCGAATTCCGCGCCACGCTCGGCATGGCTGACTAG
- a CDS encoding s-methyl-5-thioribose-1-phosphate isomerase, whose amino-acid sequence MHDISFTAPTLVRQSVLLDEDAVRILDRRTFPFDIRFVTCTSHDEVAVAIEDMVTQSSGPFFAASAGMVLAARLAARSAGAEQRLAIIDRAAARLIATRPTNNHIRSVVTMMAEAARGLPQDDFAAAMQAVMEEAWEKRYAGNRRLGRNAAELVADGDTILTHCWAEASLIETLAATLRAGKRVKVVCTETRPYLQGSRLTAHSVAEMGIDVTVITDNMAAHAMDRGLVSRYMTAADRVTLSGHVINKVGTLQIAIAARHFGIPYIAMVPAPDRHAATPDDVPMEQRDGRESLMCLGQPTATPLARGWYPAFDVTPPEFVGAIATGDGVFAANALRAHFGG is encoded by the coding sequence ATGCATGACATCAGCTTCACCGCGCCGACCCTGGTGCGCCAGAGCGTCCTGCTCGACGAGGATGCCGTGCGCATTCTCGATCGGCGGACCTTTCCCTTCGACATCCGCTTCGTCACCTGCACCAGCCACGACGAGGTCGCGGTGGCCATCGAAGACATGGTGACCCAGAGCAGCGGGCCGTTTTTTGCGGCGAGCGCCGGCATGGTGCTGGCGGCGCGTCTGGCGGCGCGCAGCGCCGGCGCCGAGCAGCGGCTCGCCATCATCGATCGGGCCGCGGCCCGGCTGATCGCGACGCGGCCGACCAACAACCATATCCGCAGCGTCGTCACGATGATGGCCGAGGCCGCGCGCGGCCTGCCTCAGGACGATTTCGCCGCCGCCATGCAGGCGGTGATGGAAGAGGCCTGGGAGAAGCGCTACGCAGGCAACCGCCGGCTGGGTCGGAACGCCGCGGAACTGGTCGCGGACGGCGATACCATTCTCACCCATTGCTGGGCCGAGGCGAGCCTGATCGAGACGCTGGCGGCGACGCTGCGTGCCGGCAAGCGGGTCAAGGTCGTCTGCACCGAGACCCGGCCCTATCTGCAGGGCTCGCGGCTGACTGCCCACAGCGTCGCTGAAATGGGCATCGACGTGACTGTCATCACCGACAACATGGCGGCGCATGCCATGGATCGCGGCCTGGTCAGCCGCTACATGACCGCCGCCGATCGCGTCACGCTGTCGGGCCATGTCATCAACAAGGTCGGCACCTTGCAGATCGCCATTGCGGCGCGCCATTTCGGCATTCCCTACATTGCCATGGTGCCGGCGCCGGACCGCCATGCCGCGACCCCCGACGACGTGCCGATGGAACAGCGCGACGGGCGCGAAAGCCTGATGTGTCTCGGCCAGCCGACCGCGACGCCGCTGGCGCGCGGCTGGTATCCCGCGTTCGACGTGACGCCGCCGGAATTTGTCGGTGCCATCGCGACCGGCGACGGGGTCTTCGCGGCCAACGCGCTGCGCGCGCATTTCGGCGGCTGA